The Phyllopteryx taeniolatus isolate TA_2022b chromosome 2, UOR_Ptae_1.2, whole genome shotgun sequence nucleotide sequence ccacttcctggtccaccacacttgcctcttctactctcccttctctctcattttcctcattcatcaactcctcgaagtattctttccatctagctagcacactgctggcaccagtcaacatatttccaatctctacccttaatcaccctaacctgctgcacatccttcccatctctatccctctgtccggccagcctgtatagatccttttctccttctttagtgtccaacctgccatacatgtcatcatatgcctcttgtttctTCGACTCtgaccagataactagcaaccctttattgctcagtgactgtttttctcaatgtctttatgtgtcaaaagtgttctctgtcaattgactgtctgttgtcatacttgagcggctccaactaccagagacaaattccttgtgttgttgttttggacatactttgcaaataaagaggattctgattctgataaaaggGCCGggttaacatgcatgttttgtgctGGTTGTGGTTGGTGTTATTCATCTACCGACGTTAGAACATAAAAGTCAGTTTGTTCAAATGCGTTCCTTCGACAAAAATGTGTTCCGAGAGTAGATAAATAGGACATGTATCCAACTTAACGTACCGTCTGATAGGAAACATTATGGCAATTTCAAAATAGCAGTCATCGTTAGAAACCGCATATACCCGTAAGGTGCCCGACATATTTAAATAGAGGAATTTATAATAGCGACATTCAATTGACAGAAGATGGCATCTTGGAAATGTAAACTGTGTTGTTTCAACAAAAGTTACGCATGCGTAGTTAGACTGAATGTGGGATTCTATCCTTAATTTAACAACTTCATTCATGCCGATTCACACGACAGTCCCCTACCTTTCTGGATCAACTCTACTATTTTGCTGTCTTGCTGCAGAACCAATTGCCCTTCCGGTGACAAATAAAGAACTAATGCTGAAGGTGAAACTAATTCAACATCCATGCTTACCTTGGCGATGTGCATCTCTTTTGCTTTGGACTCAAACAGGTGCTCGAGCCGCCCCGTGTCCACTTGCACCTTGTCTAGAGACGACCACACGGTGCCCCGGCCAAAGCGACACTCTGTGGGCAGCTCAGTCTGCTTCAGTTCGCGCCAGAACAACTTCacggtcttcttcttcttcttccctaaTGGTGACTCCACCCCAGATGAGGGAGGAAGGGGGGGGACCGGCCCGCCAGGGAggggcggcggcggaggaggagccAGACTGCCAGGGAGGGGCGGCGGTGGAGGAGGAGCCAGACCGCCAGGGAGGGGCGGCGGTGGAGGAGGAGCCAGACCGCCAGGGAggggcggcggcggaggaggagccAGACCGCCAGGGAGGGGCGGCGGAGGAGGCGGCGGTGGCAGAGGTACGGGACCTGTAAggggcggcggcggaggaggaggaggaggccccCCTAAGGGAGGCGGCGCGTGAAGGCCGAAAGAGGCGGAGTCTGAGGTGTCCATGTCCAGAACGTCAATGTCCTCCTCGTCCAGGAGATCTGAGAAGTCCAAGTCTTTGATGCGAAGGCTGGCACCGCTCAGCTGAAGGTGGTCCCACGCATCCCCCAGACCACCGGGACCCAGAGGGGTCATCGGCGTGTTCTCTGGGCGGTGGGCGGTACTCTCCACATCCACGCTGCTCTGCTGACGCACGCAACTcttctgaacacacacacacacacacacacacacacagttatttAGCCCCACCCACAAACACCACCACTAATCACAAGCGTTCCTGTCATTCCATATCAACAAAGTTTTTAACCAACAGAGGGCGAAATTAGCAAAGAGGTTACAACAGCACCGATTGGCCAACATGCACAAAAACATGTTCTTGcgctaaatcaggggtgtcaatcTCATCCAACCCAGTTCGATCTCAAGTGAGTCGGACCAGTAGATCAGTGACCTTATAAGCTATAAATAACaacatttttaccatttttttggggtgcacaaaattacaactacatttgtgaaaatattcacatttattgattattatcttgttgcaaatcaaaTGAGCACTCTCAAATGTCAACTATTTCAACTATTTTATGAATCAGtcttttcatttacagttgTAACTTAGAGATCACAGTTGCTCTataaactgtatgtaccttttataaaacaacataacatgcatatatagaaatataaaatactgcATATTGCTTGGAGGCGTGCCCCGCTGCGCcaatcttttttctctctctcagcttTGTGCAGGTCGCGTCACGTGACTCACAGCACTCCAGGTTCTATTGtacttgtcaaaataaaagcatgagtttcaaaataagagtctaTACgtataaatgaactaaaacttgAGCGATGTGCAGAACAGTGCCCGCGGGCCGGATTAGACTCCCtgacgggccggttctggcccgcgggccgcaCGTTTGATACACCTGTGCTAAATGATAGTTCTTTTTGGTGACATGACCAACAGGGGGCGACACAACCAAAGATGTTACACCAGCAGCAATTCAAGCGGCATCTAACCAGAGGCGGGGCTATAAAGTCACATGACGCCATGTTGCTGTCGACCTTCTGACCTGTTGCTCTTCCACCAGCCTCGCCAGCGCCACCTGGGCGGAGCCTTCCAGCCCTTCCAGTTCCGCCCTGCGGGAGGCGCTGCTCTCGCTGGGGACGGCAGGTTCCACCGAGCGCGCTCGGAGGCTGGACAGGCGCTCCAGCACCCGCCCCCCCCGCGAACCTGCCGCCTCGCCGTCACCTGAGTGGGAAAACAAAGATGGCGGTTAAACATCAAAGTCACAAATCATCTACTACACAAGCACAAAGTGAGCAAAGGTGTAGCAATATGGCAAGGCAAGGAGAAGACATTATAATTATTACACCGGAcattaatacagtacatttaaatctatagtttatttttaaaatgtttgtactCATCGATATATGTAGCTTATACGGGTTTAGGTGCTTTTTAATggtggcttttgctttgcctaTTGTAGTGGCTCATTACAGGGGCGTGGCAACGGGAGGGTCGCCGGTTCGTATCCCCGCCCGAGCgcacgtcgtcgtcgtcgtcgtgtccctgggcaagacacttcgTACGAATCAATGCGGccggaggggccgtaggcgcagaacggcagccacgcttccgtcagactgccccctgcagggcagctgtggctacacgaGTAGCTGCCCGCCAAAGTGTGACCGATAACGCGTGaaattgtaaagtgtctttgagtgtcGAGAAAAGCGCAATACAAGCAGAAtgcattgttattattttctctTTATTACAATCCAAGATACTGCTGTTACTGACAGAATCATTTGTATTAGTGCATAGAGGAAGgaggttgtttgtgtgtgtgtgcgtgtatattttatatacatattaatAATTCTGCCTTACTATTCTGTTATAATATCATCACATTACAATAGTACTACATTGATGTGTATAAGATAAGGAAGCAGATTTAGGGCTAAGTTTTTCCATCTACTCATTTTTGAATATGcagaattttaattattattattattattttttattcgcGTTCGAAATGaagaattcattcatttaaatagccatgggaaaaaaatgataagaccacccttgtttgttcatttttaatgtctggtagatttccatccatcctcaGTGGATTCTGCGTACCAGGCACAGTGGAAACTTGATTTAACGGACTCAAttcaagcacttttttttctcgtagAGTACACAATCAGcatgttgcaatacaccagcgGGATCTgcgatgaggcagccattttgcattgcagacaaaacaaatgctGTTATCTCACAGATGTGCATAAATGAATATGTATCAATTTGTCAAAGTGTGCCAACTATTGCATGAGTTTACCCTTCTTACGTTTGAAGGGCAACAGGGAAATTGTGCAACTCGCGCCTTTCTTATGAAGCCGTTATTAAAAATAGGACGACGCATGGCTCTTTCCGCACGGGAGACATTTACAGAGAAAACCAAGGCGGCATcaacaaattgtaaaatatttttgggaagtGTCCTTAGTGTTATTGAtctaattatatgaaaatgacccacgCATGAAACAAATGTACACATAAAGAAGACCATAAATAAATTGGTGGCTACTTGGCGGATGTCGTCTATGGCGGGGGTCGTCTGAAACGTAACGACGAGGGACAGCCgcgagaaaaaacaaaacaaaacaaaaaaaaaacgcactcAACTTCCTGGACGCTCACCCGCGTCTCGCTGCGCCCGTGTAACACTTGTCAGAGGCTTTTATTGTGAGACGTACCATTGGCAGGAAGTCCTCCATTGTCGTCATCCTCCTTTGGCGTTGGTCTCtgggtgatgacatcatcagacgACGACAGCTTGGAGTGACTCGATTTGAAACTCCGCCTCCTCTTCTCCCATTGGGTGGTGGCCAAACTGCGCAGGAAGTTGTCTCTGTGAGGGGGCAGAGTCAACAGTCAGAGTAGGAAGTGATGTCACGACCATCTGTTCAAAGACTCCTGACGGACGACCGACACCATGGAGACAGTCGTCGTTTATGTCTCTTTGAGGGTTGACGTTTTATTGTTGAAAACACGAGTCTTTGAGGGGAGGAGGCGGAACCTTGGAAAATACATCACTTGATTGGTTGATGGGACTGATTGGTTAATTTCAAAGCAATTCATCACCAACAAACCCAAACCAGCAATTAGACACCACCCAACTTTTCCTACACTACTACACATTATCACCAGCAACGCAACACAGACGTGCATCGAAACACGcacaatcacacacatgcacgtaagacacacacacacacacacacaaacatggatAACGCCTTCATCTGCCACATACGCATGTAAACGCACACATAGGagcaacacacaaacatacaaaatagAAATCGACTAAGTGGTAGTAAGACACAAAATAGtaaaacacatacagacacacacacagacacacgcacgcagtttCCAGCATGCGTTCAGCTGCCAGACTTACTCAAACCTCCTCAGAACGGGTTTGTCGTCCATGTTCATGTTACACTCGTCTGGGCTGCAgagacacacgcgcacgcacacaacacacaagctTATGCATGACATCAGCGCGCCGCTATCGCACGTAGCGCTCACGTCGCGTCACGCCGAAGCGCGTCAGCTTGGAGCCGCCTCGGCAAAAAGGGCTCCGGCTTGGGTTGCCGTGGCAACAGTACAACACGTGAACAAAGCCCGGCGACGGCGAATCACGTGACTGATGAGGTCACAAACCAGGAAGTAGATGGAGGTGAAAAGGAGGCGGGTACTCACTAGTGGAAGACGAGCTCATCGCTGTGTGAGGAAAGAGTGCGCACAAAAACTTTTCAAGCAACCAGACGGGAAGTGACACGTTTTCCGACAGGGGGAAAGCACGCGTCACCGTGGCAACGTTACATTCGCTCTCCGGGACTCACTTGAAAGACATCCTGTTGACACTCGTGTGATCTGACGGCGACctgcacaaacacgcacacacattagtGGACGAAACTGCATCGTGGTTCTGCGTGTGCACGTGCAGACCTGCAGGAAGTGGGCGTGTCCCGAGAGGAAGTAGGCGAGTCCTGGCCTCGGGTGCCGCCGGCCTTGGATAAGGTCCTGGACTTTCTGCTCAGACCCAAAGAGGACATGTGGTGGCTGAGGAAAGAGCGACTCCTGCCGGCACCGAGGCCACGGCGCAGGGCGAAGACAAGAAGGGACGGGGTCCGGGGAGGGGTTCGGGGGGGGGACACCCGTGGTTAAAAGACCCGACAAACAAGAGACAAAGCCACGTGCACCAAAAGGGAGAAGTCGACCGCCAAACGGCAAGGTGTGCTGGGAATCGAATCCGTGATCTCGagctcattttcatatcatttgatcaataagcGTGAAGACGCGGCCCACTGAATATTGGAGTATTATAGCGTATTTGAAATATTGGCAGCTGTAATCCATTTTAAGGTCAACGCTGTttccaagaacaaaaaaaaaaaaaagtattctaaaaggcttttttttttttccccccccatacTTTCAATGCCCAAATGTCTTTTCCGTTGGGTGTCCCAAATGAAGTTTGATGATTTGCGACATGTTTTgcgaagatgctaattacatttttcggATGTATCGGATTTTTCTCCTTTTGCATAATTTGGCTTTTCCCAAAAAAACGCCTCGGCGAAGCGGCTGGGGTATATTTATATCATAGTTGAGGGTATATTTATGCTTTAAAATCTTGAAGtcgtggggtttttttttgtttgtttgtttttcggcCGCAGGCCTCAGTCCGCAAATGTTGCCGTGGCGTCAGGCTGTGATCGGCCGAGGGAGAGAAACACTTACGGGCTGGCCGGCGGAGTCTTGGCGTCGTCATCGTCCTGGAGGCGGAGGGGTGGCGGGGTCAacgaaggaggaggaggaggaggcgaaAGAGATTGAGGCGGCGGAGTCGGAGAGCCCCCGAGCGATCCCGAGGGGCTGGAGGCGGCACTGCTCGGGTCTGAGGCGGAGAGGGCGGGGCTACCGGCGGAGGCGGGCGACACGCAGGGGGAGGAGCCGCCCGAGGACGCCGACAGGTCAGGGATGTTCTGATTGGATGAGCGGTGACTCCTGCGGCCTTCCTGCTCGCCGGCGGCCATCTTACGGCGCTCTTTACGCACGTGAGGGGAAGAGTCCAGGATGTCGCCGTCCTCGTAACGCAAAGCTGTCTGGACGCACACGCTCGCCTGGAGAGTTTGCAGAGTTGCGGATAATGTGCGGCATAGTGGGCGTGTCCTACCTCGTATATGGCGAACTGCGCCCGGAGGTCTGGTTCGGTGGCCGCGTTGGTGAGGTTCCTGTGGACCACGTCTTCCATTTTGAGACTCTCCAGACAGTCGGTCACATCGTAAAAAGAATCCTGGTCGGGAAGCGCCGCCAGCGTTTTGTTGACCAACGTCATGGCGAACACCAGGAGCTCACAGTCACAGCCGGTTTTCTCGTGAAGGATGTCCATCGCGTACGACCACGGCTTCTCGCCTAATACGCgcaggcgcacacacacgtacacgtaaTTGTTCAcatacccacaatgcattgcaccGGAGCTTGATTGCTGCCCACCGGAAACTCAACACTTTCTTCAAGGAATGAACACTTTGATTCAAGGTGCatctatgcgtgtgtgtgcccgCTAGTGTGCCTACGCATCGCCACCTTGCCGTGGTAGAGAACCTCGCGCAT carries:
- the fhod1 gene encoding FH1/FH2 domain-containing protein 3 isoform X8: MDILHEKTGCDCELLVFAMTLVNKTLAALPDQDSFYDVTDCLESLKMEDVVHRNLTNAATEPDLRAQFAIYETALRYEDGDILDSSPHVRKERRKMAAGEQEGRRSHRSSNQNIPDLSASSGGSSPCVSPASAGSPALSASDPSSAASSPSGSLGGSPTPPPQSLSPPPPPPSLTPPPLRLQDDDDAKTPPASPSRSFLSHHMSSLGLSRKSRTLSKAGGTRGQDSPTSSRDTPTSCRSPSDHTSVNRMSFNDELVFHYPDECNMNMDDKPVLRRFEDNFLRSLATTQWEKRRRSFKSSHSKLSSSDDVITQRPTPKEDDDNGGLPANGDGEAAGSRGGRVLERLSSLRARSVEPAVPSESSASRRAELEGLEGSAQVALARLVEEQQKSCVRQQSSVDVESTAHRPENTPMTPLGPGGLGDAWDHLQLSGASLRIKDLDFSDLLDEEDIDVLDMDTSDSASFGLHAPPPLGGPPPPPPPPPLTGPVPLPPPPPPPPLPGGLAPPPPPPLPGGLAPPPPPPLPGGLAPPPPPPLPGSLAPPPPPPLPGGPVPPLPPSSGVESPLGKKKKKTVKLFWRELKQTELPTECRFGRGTVWSSLDKVQVDTGRLEHLFESKAKEMHIAKKAAETKKSEILVLDSKRSNAINIGMTVLPAVHVIKTAILNFDEFAISKEGIEKILTMTPSEEEKQKIQEAQLANPDVPLGTAEQFLFSLASVSALTPRLQLWSFKVNYEALEKEIAEPLFDLKLAMEQLATNQTFRRILATLLAIGNFLNSSDAVGFELAYLEKVVEVKDTVHRQSLLHHTCNLITENDPQSSDVYSEIPAVTRSAKVDFELLGENLVQLERRCKASWENLKVVSKHETKTTLKNKLADFLKDCTQRIVILKVVHRRVINRFHSFLLFLGQPASSVRDTKVTWFCRIISEFSLEYRTMRERVLTLKRKRDQHRERTKTRGKMITETEKFSGAVSRCDSPAPVSVALDAEPEQEAEHQQMTQMLTEDQRAPRRSRTTRSSAGPVLGHPGPSSSSPQDEDATDDIMERLVKSVTRNPSGRTSSPKTRKRSRVNRKSMRRTLKSGISVDTVQVLGLDKSGEDV